The Listeria sp. PSOL-1 genome includes a region encoding these proteins:
- a CDS encoding SIR2 family protein: MKKGIIYKDGRNEITCNENQVKINGVEIDEEEKLKGEEWKDVAARHRKNFLHKHLKRQYENTIILTGAGSSYKVGNGSKQGKLMSGLWEEAENKFSYDRIQKVCKIIKFKDLKEEGETTDIEKLLTHAQLYQYVHKDKKVDKFIKELKKMVKTCCTLKLPNDNWHQIFLKKLVSKKMKYTRPKIFTLNYDTLFEQAAEKNGYMIIDGFSFNYPRKFKGTNFDLDVVTRITNKNVLEDNFVSNVVHIYKPHGSIDWEQGNEDDVIKGEKGEALMIYPSSNKYESSYRQPFFEMMSRFQQETRAKNTLLIIIGYSFGDEHINAMIFEALNVNSSITVILVSPDACQKNRYEKLHTKVSQTGNVVLTGQTFEEFVQTYPGSKIYAQNEGGDYDG, translated from the coding sequence TTGAAAAAAGGGATAATATATAAAGATGGTCGAAATGAAATTACGTGTAATGAAAATCAGGTGAAAATAAATGGTGTGGAGATAGATGAAGAAGAAAAATTAAAAGGAGAGGAGTGGAAAGATGTAGCAGCAAGACATAGAAAAAATTTTTTACATAAACATTTAAAAAGACAGTATGAAAATACGATTATTTTAACGGGTGCAGGAAGTTCTTATAAAGTAGGTAATGGGAGTAAACAAGGAAAATTGATGAGTGGCCTTTGGGAAGAAGCTGAGAATAAGTTTTCCTATGATAGAATTCAGAAGGTTTGTAAAATTATAAAGTTTAAAGATTTAAAAGAAGAGGGAGAAACTACAGACATAGAAAAATTACTTACACACGCTCAATTATATCAATATGTACATAAAGATAAAAAGGTAGACAAATTCATCAAGGAACTTAAAAAAATGGTGAAAACATGCTGTACATTAAAACTGCCCAACGATAATTGGCATCAGATATTTTTAAAAAAATTAGTATCGAAAAAAATGAAATACACACGACCAAAAATATTTACATTAAATTATGATACTTTATTTGAACAAGCTGCTGAAAAGAATGGCTATATGATTATTGATGGTTTTTCTTTTAATTATCCTAGAAAGTTCAAGGGAACAAATTTTGATTTAGATGTGGTAACAAGAATAACGAATAAAAATGTATTAGAAGATAACTTCGTTTCAAATGTTGTTCATATTTATAAACCTCATGGATCAATTGATTGGGAACAAGGAAATGAAGATGATGTGATTAAGGGTGAAAAGGGCGAAGCTTTGATGATATATCCCAGCTCTAATAAGTACGAGAGCTCGTATCGACAACCTTTTTTTGAAATGATGAGTCGCTTTCAACAAGAAACCAGAGCTAAAAACACTCTTCTGATAATTATTGGCTATAGTTTTGGAGATGAACATATTAATGCAATGATTTTTGAAGCCTTAAATGTCAATTCTAGTATAACGGTAATATTAGTTTCTCCGGATGCTTGTCAAAAGAATAGGTATGAAAAGTTGCATACTAAAGTTTCTCAAACTGGAAATGTAGTATTAACGGGACAAACATTTGAAGAATTTGTACAGACATATCCGGGTTCTAAAATTTATGCTCAGAACGAAGGGGGGGATTATGATGGTTAA
- a CDS encoding IS3 family transposase, whose amino-acid sequence MCAYLGVSRSGYYKFLQHTPSPLEIENVTLAELIQTIFFLRKGRYGARRIQMVLKKEYAMTVSQKRIGRLLSKQGLYTKGRRRRYHKQRAILYKSPNLVKQNFHAQRPNQIWFGDISYIPTHEGTLYCSVFIDCFTRKCVGFSIREQMKDALVIDSLEWGHSSRKT is encoded by the coding sequence GTGTGCGCCTATTTAGGTGTATCTCGTTCAGGCTATTATAAATTTTTACAACATACACCTTCGCCTCTTGAAATTGAAAATGTCACACTAGCTGAACTCATCCAAACCATTTTCTTCCTCCGTAAAGGGCGATATGGTGCGAGAAGGATACAGATGGTCTTAAAAAAAGAATATGCAATGACTGTAAGTCAGAAAAGAATTGGACGTTTACTTTCTAAGCAAGGATTGTACACGAAAGGAAGACGTCGGAGATACCATAAGCAGAGAGCAATACTCTACAAGTCCCCTAACTTAGTCAAGCAAAACTTTCACGCTCAAAGACCTAATCAAATCTGGTTTGGCGATATTAGCTATATCCCTACACACGAAGGTACTCTTTACTGTAGTGTTTTTATCGATTGTTTCACACGAAAGTGTGTTGGCTTTTCCATCCGTGAACAGATGAAAGATGCTCTCGTCATTGACAGCCTCGAATGGGGCCATTCATCGAGAAAAACCTAA
- a CDS encoding IS3 family transposase — protein MRYNSPFVHSQSHKGNPYDNAMMASFYKTLKREVFPSKTYLTKAQARLELTDYLETYYNYKRIHSSLNFQTPIEFEHFHEFA, from the coding sequence ATGCGTTACAACTCACCTTTTGTTCATAGCCAGTCACACAAAGGAAATCCTTATGATAATGCGATGATGGCGTCTTTTTATAAAACATTAAAGCGAGAAGTATTCCCGTCTAAAACATACTTAACCAAGGCACAAGCTCGATTAGAGCTCACTGATTATCTGGAAACATATTATAATTACAAGCGAATTCATTCTAGTTTGAACTTTCAAACCCCGATTGAATTTGAACATTTTCACGAATTCGCTTAA